TCTAGCATTGCCTCTCATGATCATGGGGTTGGTGGTAAAAATGCAAATGAGGAGGAAGATGGCTTTGAAGATGAGTTTAGATTGAGGGTTAAAAAAAAGCAAGGTGAGGTCAAAAGGAATGAATTGGAGAGATACATGGAAGATGATGTGGAGGATAACATTCCTGGTTTTGACATTTTGCGTTGGTGGAAATTGAAATCAATGAAGTATTATGCTCTTGCTCACATGGCTAGGAATTTGTTGGCTATTCCCGTCTCTACCGTGTCTTCTGAGTTGGCATTTAGTACTAGTGGTCGTGTGCTTGACCAATTTAGAAGCTCATTTAGTACTTAAAGCAAGAACTTGAGGACTAAAAAAAACTTGAATTAGGTAACTATTTTTAAATTGGATTTCTTTAAATTATTATgtaattgttgttattgttgagtCTCTAATAATAACTTAATTACTGTTAATGTAGAGCTTTCAGCTTTAACAATATCTAATCAAGCCATTGGAGTTGATATTGTTTACAACAATTTGAGGTTAACATTTtttcactaattatttatttgttgaattacttttaattaatcaattttatatattgacaTTAGTTAAATAGCTAATTATATGCTGGTTTTTTGAAGGTCACAACTCCTCTCTTGAATATGCTTGGTTGATGGAGTGAAGACTTTGAAAACTAGACAAATATTTCTAGGGTTCATCTAGTGTACAGATGCTTGTTGGTAAAGATTTAAAAAGAGTTTTAGTAATAGGACACGTGCACGTTCATTTTGCATAACGGAAGTTGTCACTTGTCAGCTCATGGCTTTGGTATATGCATAATGGCTTGTCAGCTCATGGCTTTGATATATGATAGATGGTTAGCTTGATTGAGCCTAGCCAATGCAGttacaataatttattattttttttagcggTTAGTAATGGACTGCATGAATTGGTGGGTTGTATTTTgggttattttttgagttttttgtgGAGAATTGGTGGTGGCAACAAAATTATAGATTAGCATAGCATTTAAAATAGGTATAAAAGTTACGATATATTGTACAGGAAAAAA
This region of Arachis hypogaea cultivar Tifrunner chromosome 8, arahy.Tifrunner.gnm2.J5K5, whole genome shotgun sequence genomic DNA includes:
- the LOC140174673 gene encoding zinc finger BED domain-containing protein RICESLEEPER 1-like, coding for MATQMKVKLDKYWEGDGINYFLFVAVFLDPRYKYEYVEFCLNRVYGLNQAKNMLKKLKDIIHKLFEYYSMIYPFLDGSSSGCFNSSIASHDHGVGGKNANEEEDGFEDEFRLRVKKKQGEVKRNELERYMEDDVEDNIPGFDILRWWKLKSMKYYALAHMARNLLAIPVSTVSSELAFSTSGRVLDQFRSSFST